In the Flavobacterium acetivorans genome, one interval contains:
- the def gene encoding peptide deformylase, protein MILPIIGYGDPVLRKVGEELASDTPNLKETIANMYETMYNACGVGLAAPQVGMAIRLFVIDTTPFSEDEDLEDAEVKELKGFKRTFINAKIVKEEGEEWVFNEGCLSIPDVREDVSRKERITVEYCEEDFVMKTEVFDGLIARVIQHEYDHIEGILFTDKISSLKKRLIQKKLKNIMEGKTFQEYRMKFFGKKGR, encoded by the coding sequence ATGATTTTACCAATTATAGGATATGGTGATCCGGTTTTGAGAAAAGTAGGTGAGGAATTAGCATCTGATACTCCAAACCTAAAAGAAACGATTGCCAATATGTACGAAACAATGTATAATGCTTGTGGTGTAGGCCTTGCGGCTCCCCAAGTTGGAATGGCGATTCGTTTATTTGTAATCGACACGACTCCTTTTAGCGAAGATGAGGATCTGGAAGATGCTGAAGTAAAAGAGTTAAAAGGATTTAAACGTACTTTTATTAATGCTAAAATCGTAAAAGAGGAAGGCGAAGAATGGGTTTTTAACGAAGGCTGTTTGAGTATTCCGGATGTTCGTGAAGACGTATCCCGAAAAGAACGCATTACTGTAGAATACTGTGAAGAAGATTTCGTGATGAAAACAGAAGTTTTTGACGGATTAATCGCTAGAGTGATTCAGCATGAATACGACCATATTGAAGGGATTTTGTTTACAGATAAAATATCATCTCTCAAAAAACGATTGATTCAAAAGAAGTTGAAAAATATTATGGAGGGAAAAACATTCCAAGAATATCGCATGAAATTCTTTGGTAAAAAAGGAAGGTAA